The Pyxidicoccus sp. MSG2 DNA segment CGCAGATGGCGACGTATTCCTTGTGCACGTCGCGCGACATGAAGAGCCGGCCCAGCACGCGACAGGACTCGGTGGTGCGGCCGCAGACGACGAGGCCGCTCGTCTCCCGGTCCAGCCGGTGCGCGGGCTCCGCGTGCCGCTCTCCGAAGCGCTCGCGCAGCAGAGTGACGAGGGTGCCCTTGTGGTAGCGCGCCGTGGGGTGGATCGGCAGCCCCGCGGGCTTGTCGAGCACCATCAGCCACGCATCCTGGAAGACCACGGGCAGCGTGGTGGGCGTCTCGGGCTCCTCGCTGGCGCGGCGGCGGAGGCGGAAGGTGAGCCCCGGGTAGACGGGCGTGGACGGCTTGAGGCGCCGCTCATCGCAGAGGATGCCGCGCCGGATGACGCCCTGCAGGCGCTCGCGCGTCATGCGGCGGATCTTCTGGCCCAGGTACCGGTCCAGCCGCCACCCCGCGTAGTTGGGCTCCACGACGAAGACGATGTCGACGTAGCCGTCGGGCGCTTCGGTGGGTATGTCCTGCTCGCTGTGCATGGGCCGTTACGCGCGCTCTAACACGCCCGGCCCCGGCGCACAGTCCACCAGACATGCGAACGGGCACCACCCCGCTCCCCCGTGGAGGAGCGAAGCCGGTGCCCGTCAGGTGAGTCCGAGAACCTCCGGCCTCAGGCCAGGGCCACGCGCAGCGGAGCGCCCTCTACCTTCAGGTAGCGCGCGAACAGGTCGGCGATGCGCTCGCTGGCGCGACCGTCCCACAGGTCCGGGATGCGGCCCTTCTTGCCCTGGCCATCGAGGACGCGGTCCGCGGCCTGGCGGATGCGGTCCGGGTCGGTGCCGACGACTTCGTTGGTGCCCTGCTCCACGGTGATGGGGCGCTCGGTCTGCTCGCGCAGGGTGAGGCATGGCACGCCCAGCGCGGTGGTCTCCTCCTGGAGGCCGCCCGAGTCAGTGAGGATGAGCTTCGCCTGCGACGTCAGCGCGACGAACTCCATGTGGCCCATGGGGTCCACGGGGCGCAGGTTCGGGTGACGCTCGAACCAGTGGCCCAGGCCCTGCTCGGCAATCATCTTCCGCGTGCGCGGGTGCACCGGGAAGATGACGGGCAGCCGCGTGGACACGTGGGCCACGGCGGACAGCAGACCGCCGAGCAGCCTCGGGTCATCCACGTTGGAGGGCCGGTGGAGCGTGCACACCGCGTAGCCGCGCGGGGTGATTCCCAAATCCTTCAGCGTGGACAGCCGCTCCGCCTTCTCCTTGGACGCGATGAGCGAGTCGATCATCACGTTGCCCACGAAGTGGATGCGGTCCGGGTCGCAGCCCTCCTTGAGGAGGTTGGCGTCCGCGTCGCGCGAGGGCGTCAGCAGCAAATCGGACAGCCGGTCGGTGACGACGCGGTTGACCTCCTCCGGCATGTGCTGGACGAAGCTGCGCAGGCCCGCTTCGACGTGGGCCAGGGGAATGGCCAGCTTGGACGTCACCAGCGCGGCGGCGATGGTGCTGTTCACGTCGCCCACCACGGAGACGAGGTCCGGCTGGTGTTCCAGGAAGACCTTCTCCAGCTCCACCATCATCCGCGCGGTCTGCTGCGCGTGGCTGCCCGAGCCGATGCCCAGGTGGACGTCCGGAGCCGGCAGGCCCAGGTCGGAGAAGAAGACGTCGCTCATCTTGACGTCGTAGTGCTGACCGGTGTGGACGAGAATCTGCTGGAGCGAGGTGCGCGCGGCGATGGCCTTGTAGATGGGGGCCACCTTCATGAAATTCGGACGCGCACCGACGATATGGATGACCTTCTTCATGTCGAATCCGAAGCTAGGCACTGCCTTCCAGGTGACCAGTGGTTGAAGGTGGGCACTCCGGGGAGTGGCGGAGATGCGTCCTGAATCTGATAGACGGGGTGTGTCATGCCCGCGTCGCCCGCCTCCAGGACTGTCGCCGTCATCCCCGCCCGCCACGCCAGCACGCGCTTTCCGGGCAAGCCGCTCGCCCTCATCGCCGGCCGGCCGATGATTGAGCACGTGTGGCACCGCTGCCAGGAAGCCACCGTCTTCGACGAGGTGGTGGTGGCCACCGACGACGAGCGCATCCGCGCCACGGTGGAGGGCTTCGGCGGCCGGGTGGCCATGACGAGCCCCGACTGCGCCACCGGCACGGACCGCGTGGCGGAGGTGGCGCGAGGGCGTCCGGACGTGGACGTCTGGGTGAACGTGCAGGGCGACGAACCGCTGGTGGACCCGGCCGCCCTCCGGGTGCTCGCGAAGCTCTTTCAGGACACCACGGTGCGCATGGGCACGCTGGTGCGTCCCCTGGAGCCGGACGAGGCGGGCAGCCCCAACGTGGTGAAGGCGGTGC contains these protein-coding regions:
- a CDS encoding RluA family pseudouridine synthase is translated as MHSEQDIPTEAPDGYVDIVFVVEPNYAGWRLDRYLGQKIRRMTRERLQGVIRRGILCDERRLKPSTPVYPGLTFRLRRRASEEPETPTTLPVVFQDAWLMVLDKPAGLPIHPTARYHKGTLVTLLRERFGERHAEPAHRLDRETSGLVVCGRTTESCRVLGRLFMSRDVHKEYVAICEGHPPEDSFVVDAPIAEGTELIRIAVRIDPVEGKESRTRFQVLQRFTRDGEPFALLRCFPETGRQHQIRIHLREAGFPLVGDKMYGPDPGYFDRFSKHCLEPEAWPRLRLPRHALHAARIVFPHPGSGEEVVFEAPLPADLTDFIDGRPLPGARPESETDAA
- the wecB gene encoding non-hydrolyzing UDP-N-acetylglucosamine 2-epimerase — encoded protein: MKKVIHIVGARPNFMKVAPIYKAIAARTSLQQILVHTGQHYDVKMSDVFFSDLGLPAPDVHLGIGSGSHAQQTARMMVELEKVFLEHQPDLVSVVGDVNSTIAAALVTSKLAIPLAHVEAGLRSFVQHMPEEVNRVVTDRLSDLLLTPSRDADANLLKEGCDPDRIHFVGNVMIDSLIASKEKAERLSTLKDLGITPRGYAVCTLHRPSNVDDPRLLGGLLSAVAHVSTRLPVIFPVHPRTRKMIAEQGLGHWFERHPNLRPVDPMGHMEFVALTSQAKLILTDSGGLQEETTALGVPCLTLREQTERPITVEQGTNEVVGTDPDRIRQAADRVLDGQGKKGRIPDLWDGRASERIADLFARYLKVEGAPLRVALA
- the kdsB gene encoding 3-deoxy-manno-octulosonate cytidylyltransferase — its product is MPASPASRTVAVIPARHASTRFPGKPLALIAGRPMIEHVWHRCQEATVFDEVVVATDDERIRATVEGFGGRVAMTSPDCATGTDRVAEVARGRPDVDVWVNVQGDEPLVDPAALRVLAKLFQDTTVRMGTLVRPLEPDEAGSPNVVKAVLALNGDALYFSRSLVPFVREPGTPVKRWGHIGLYGYRRDVLLSLAGLAPTPLEEAEKLEQLRALEHGISIRCAQVSWRTVAVDVPEDVAKVEAVMRERGL